A window from Carassius carassius chromosome 40, fCarCar2.1, whole genome shotgun sequence encodes these proteins:
- the LOC132122270 gene encoding replication termination factor 2-like, with the protein MGCDGGTIPKRHELVKGPKKVEKVDKTAELAAKWRYCALSQEKLKRPIVACELGRLYNKDAIIEYLLDKSAERPNSEVVAHIRSIKDVKELNLTDNPAWKGERRNIKGDCFEDMHCSMFICPVVGLEMNGKHKFLYLQTCGCVFSERALKEVKTEICHKCGDPFQEDNLVMLNGTKEEVEKLQRAMEERRSKAKTAKKSKKSKDTKVSKVQDSTGSCDTAESKPTSLNGESSSDSAPGPSTSGECSKTLKAPLGPVIGSKRSIQDMKDKSETFKSLFTSHSSAKRTKDQISNWVTHTPYHF; encoded by the coding sequence ATGGGTTGCGACGGCGGAACCATTCCCAAAAGACACGAACTGGTTAAAGGCCCGAAAAAGGTCGAAAAGGTGGATAAAACCGCAGAACTTGCTGCTAAATGGAGATATTGTGCATTGAGTCAGGAGAAGCTGAAGCGGCCCATAGTCGCCTGTGAGCTGGGCAGACTGTATAATAAAGATGCGATCATTGAGTACTTGTTGGATAAATCAGCGGAGAGGCCGAACTCTGAGGTTGTGGCTCACATCCGTAGCATCAAGGACGTGAAGGAGCTGAATCTGACAGATAACCCGGCGTGGAAAGGCGAGAGGCGCAACATTAAAGGGGACTGTTTTGAGGACATGCACTGCAGCATGTTCATCTGTCCTGTGGTTGGTCTGGAGATGAATGGAAAACACAAGTTTTTGTACCTACAGACCTGTGGGTGTGTTTTCTCAGAACGAGCGCTCAAAGAGGTCAAGACCGAAATCTGCCACAAGTGTGGAGATCCTTTCCAAGAAGACAACCTTGTGATGCTGAATGGGACTAAAGAGGAGGTGGAGAAGCTACAGAGGGCCATGGAGGAGCGCCGATCAAAGGCtaaaactgcaaaaaaatcaAAGAAGAGCAAAGATACTAAAGTCTCCAAGGTGCAGGATTCAACAGGAAGCTGTGACACCGCAGAGTCTAAACCGACATCACTAAATGGAGAAAGCAGCAGTGATTCAGCTCCGGGACCGTCTACATCCGGAGAGTGCTCTAAGACATTAAAGGCCCCCCTGGGACCCGTCATTGGCAGTAAGAGATCGATCCAGGACATGAAGGACAAATCTGAAACCTTCAAGTCACTCTTCACCTCCCACAGCTCGGCCAAACGTACCAAAGACCAGATATCCAACTGGGTCACACACACGCCTTACCACTTTTGA